The DNA segment ACAAAAGAACGGCCACGGATCTTTTAAATATTTCCCATTTCTTCTAATGAATTGAACTACTAGATCAAGTAGTCATTGGGGAACTGCGTTGGAGTGGCAGCaccaaatattaataataactaAAACAAAAAGGTTCCATGTGCAAGGCTAAAGGAAATAAAAACAGTTACAAGTGAAGGGGGGTGTCAGAAACTATGAACAGTAAAAGCTTTGTATATTTTATCGACTTAAGCATTTATATGATGCAATCATCCGATAATTATCATTCAAGCATTTATAAGATACACTCATTTGATCACAACAAACTGTTCGGAACTATAGGTgataaaagggaaaatgacatTACATTGACAGCAGGAGCATCAGGAATCCCCTCATCCACAACATCATCGTCTCCCAATTCAGTAGAGCCGTTTGTATCAGCATTCTCGTTTTCTTCAGCTGCTATTTGTTGTAGTCGCACGATCACTGCTTCAAAATGGGAATGATCTGCACAATAGAGATCACCAAACAacatttaaaagaaaaaaccaACATATTTAAATGTTCAATGTCCCTGAACTTCTAAGGTGATTCTCTTTTGCCAACCCAACTATTGATAAAGGGTGTCGGAAATTACGGCACATCAATACCTTTAGATCGATTGGTCAAAGCATCACGAAGCCTCAATGGTTGCtgtctttcttcttttttgtaTTTCAGCTTTACTTGACGACGTGTACGACCAGGAAAAAGTTGTTGAATCAAGGAAAGGTCTGTCCCAAACTGCCTCACACCCTGACAGAGGAGATGAGTATAAatagaaatcatattttacgAAGGTCTAAGTCACAAATGAGATGTGAAAATAACTGTCCCGCATAAAGAATATTCTACCAGTAAATTTGGAAAGAAAATGCCACGCATATGCAAGAAATCGACTTGAAATTGCTCTAGAAAGGCAGAAGTATAACCCTATTCCAGTTTAACATGCATTTGAATACACAACTCATGAGAAATACAGCTataaaaaagaaaatgaaatacATTAGTTTCCGCCACAATGGAGTGAATCGCTGCAAGATTGGGATCGTTCACCGTATCCCTGGTCATCATTTTGAACAATGCGACTTGTTCATCTATTTAAACCATGTTCAGTCCCCCCCACGATTAACAATATAAATGAGCCACTCGCGCACTGAGATCAGAGCCAAATCTAGTCTAATGACCCAAATTCTGCGTGTGCTTCATCAACCAGTACAGAAATCATAAACTAATCActctaagtttttttttatgaaaatatattgaaGCTCTAAAAACAAATACCTCATAGAACAATTCAGTGTCCTGGTTTGACCATCGTGCAACAGGTGTTCTATCCATGTAAGTCTGATAGTTGAAATAGATGCTGCTATCTTCAACCTTAGGGCTTAAATGTCcatcattatcttcattgaaGAACTCAGAAGAGTTATCATGACTGCAAAACACAAATAACAAGGTGTGCTACGATGGGTTAGACTAAATATAATACAGTTCAACAAGAAGCTTTAAACATATTGAGTTGTTTCTagtaaaaaaatcaaatgtaaaatttttttctcaaagTGCCTAGATAAAGAAATATAAAAACGGATATTACTGAGATATTATTTACCTCGGTTTTGTTGAGGGTGCTCCTGCTACTGATTCTTCTTTTTTCTGTATAATTTAAAATCAACCAGATAAATTGAACAGTGGAAAATTTTATACTGAATGCCACAAGTAGAAGTAgcgaaaatataaatatttgtaAGGTAATCTTGATATTTCTCTGGTCACCGTCCATATTTCATGCATCCATAGTAATCAAgctaaggaaaaaaaaattatgatgtgCACATGCTTACCATATGCCGCTCCTTGTGCTCTGCAAGCAAAACTAAATCCCGAAGAGGCACCTTTTGGTAATCAATATCATCTTCTGGTGTTTCAAGTAAAACCCTGTCCACTATATCACAAAGATTTCTGGTCAAAAATGTCATCAGGAATCAAAACCAAAAATCTCAGTCTAAGATGAACAACTACATTTTCTTCTCCGTGTAGAATGAGAGAACTTTTTAGGCTTTGCATCAACCTCCTGCTCTGGGGCTCCCTTGGAAGTCTTCCGCTTTCTAGCATTTTTTTCTTTATCACCATCTTGTTTTTTGGACTTCCTCTTCACCTTTTTCGTAAGGAATTCCCCGTCCTCTTGATATTCGTCATTGTTAATGTTGTCTTCCTTTAGAGCAGAACTGCCCAGACATTCATCTGAAAACACCCTACCAGCAAGAATCTCATCTTCTGACTCATCAACTAGTTCGGATATTTTTGTTTTGGGTTTTCGTGGCCTTAAAGATCTACCAGGTTCATTTTCTTGAGTGGATGTGAAAGCATTTTCCTGTGGTTGTGATGAATCTGATGCAGTAGGATCGTCATTTTTTCTTGACTTCGCCCGGCGTGAAGCCTAGCAGATATACATTAAAACACAAGAATATTTAGCAAAGAGTGAATCATGGACCacatagaaaaagaaaaaaaatgtcaacAAATCAAATGGCAGAATGTAGCTAGTTTACAAGTTTTGCAGGAATTTCGGGGACACTGTCCATATGGATGCCTGAAACAAACTGGTTTGTTTCCATGAGATTCATGGACCCATCGTTCACAGGCAGTTCAGATGTATCATCAGCAGGAATGACAGGAGCAAATCCTATGGATGATAGATCGAGAACATCCTCATGATCAAATGCAGGAAGTGGTTCCTTATTAGCAAAATTAATTTCAGGGGAAATCTGTTGTGGACAAAATGGGTTGGAAACAGACTCAATTCTGCCTTGACATATCTCCTGCGTTTTCTTTTTTGGCTTGGGGTGAAATTTTCCAGTTCTCTTGTCTGCTAACAAATTATAATGTCAAAATCTAATACTAGAAACAAACTTATCCTTATAAAGTTGTATAAAAATTGAATACCAGATCTAGTAATTAACTCGGACAAGTTTTCCATGTCCATGACATCCATTTCCTGCAGTTAACCAACTTTCAGCAAAAACTACTGAGATACGACAATCAAGATTTAGAGGTTAAGAAAGAGTGAGTAGAACTAGCATACACATTTCGGTTCTTACATTGGTTTCCATTACTCCATTGTCCACACGACCAACTCCATCACTACCTGAAACAGTAGGTGCCCCAATTGACAACGGAAATGATGGAGCATCAGTTGTTATACTTGTCTTGCTTGAGTCATCAACAGATGAAAGATTATGAGAGTTAGGGACTGTCTCTTGAGGAGGAACAGTGCCTTCTGTAAGGTTATTGTTGAAAAACATATGTTTAGGCGTTAATGGATTAGCATGATATCAGGAGTTAACTGCGACACAATTGTGGAATTAACTA comes from the Henckelia pumila isolate YLH828 chromosome 1, ASM3356847v2, whole genome shotgun sequence genome and includes:
- the LOC140887719 gene encoding uncharacterized protein, with product MGIDLDPLDDIFAVGAVKKARPTGKFQPKAKLQTPRNDSIPTSISSPSDTLINEAVETTAKPSEHNDKWNCGSVSFLDEKVAHSTVSLQSGLDVVFNDSGGWDSCMEKSVGENANIFNGLNSLDDFIPHTASDIEGTVPPQETVPNSHNLSSVDDSSKTSITTDAPSFPLSIGAPTVSGSDGVGRVDNGVMETNEMDVMDMENLSELITRSADKRTGKFHPKPKKKTQEICQGRIESVSNPFCPQQISPEINFANKEPLPAFDHEDVLDLSSIGFAPVIPADDTSELPVNDGSMNLMETNQFVSGIHMDSVPEIPAKLASRRAKSRKNDDPTASDSSQPQENAFTSTQENEPGRSLRPRKPKTKISELVDESEDEILAGRVFSDECLGSSALKEDNINNDEYQEDGEFLTKKVKRKSKKQDGDKEKNARKRKTSKGAPEQEVDAKPKKFSHSTRRRKLDRVLLETPEDDIDYQKVPLRDLVLLAEHKERHMKKEESVAGAPSTKPSHDNSSEFFNEDNDGHLSPKVEDSSIYFNYQTYMDRTPVARWSNQDTELFYEGVRQFGTDLSLIQQLFPGRTRRQVKLKYKKEERQQPLRLRDALTNRSKDHSHFEAVIVRLQQIAAEENENADTNGSTELGDDDVVDEGIPDAPAVNDEEAKNKQPQMEVQEKEEDIGLDLTEDGSPSKLYDSEDDLLRWSQYKSDA